In one Bufo gargarizans isolate SCDJY-AF-19 chromosome 11, ASM1485885v1, whole genome shotgun sequence genomic region, the following are encoded:
- the TMEM121 gene encoding transmembrane protein 121: MVLPPPDKRHVCLTTIVIMTSMAFMDAYLVEQNQGPRKIGVCIIVLVGDICFLIVLRYVAVWVGAEVKTAKRGYAMILWFLYIFVLEIKLYFIFQNYKADKKNLDTVARKALTLLLSISVPGLYLVLVSLDSMEYVRTFRKKEDLRGRLFWVALDLLDILDIQANLWEPHKTGLPIWAEGLMFFYCYILLLILPCVSLSEISMQGEHIAPQKMMLYPVLSLVTINIVTIFIRVVNMILFQDSRVSTIFIGKNIIAISTKVCTFLEYKKQVKEFPQNTIALELQQNSISHNQTIHNTQGVNHEQSPSREIMDT, translated from the coding sequence atggttcttCCACCTCCAGACAAGCGTCATGTGTGTCTTACAACAATCGTTATTATGACCAGCATGGCCTTTATGGATGCATATCTTGTGGAGCAAAACCAAGGCCCGAGGAAGATTGGAGTATGCATCATTGTGCTGGTTGGAGACATTTGTTTTTTAATCGTTCTGCGCTATGTGGCTGTCTGGGTCGGAGCTGAAGTAAAAACAGCCAAGCGAGGATATGCAATGATTTTGTGGTTTCTGTACATATTTGTTTTGgaaattaaattatattttatatttcagaATTACAAAGCTGATAAGAAAAATTTAGATACTGTAGCTAGAAAGGCACTGACGTTACTCTTATCCATCTCTGTCCCAGGATTATACTTGGTTCTGGTGTCACTAGACAGCATGGAGTATGTAAGGACATTCAGGAAAAAGGAAGATCTGAGGGGTCGTCTCTTTTGGGTTGCTCTTGATTTACTTGACATTTTGGATATTCAAGCTAACTTGTGGGAGCCGCATAAAACAGGACTTCCCATCTGGGCAGAAGGACTTATGTTTTTTTACTGCTACATCTTACTTCTGATTTTACCTTGCGTCTCTTTGAGTGAAATAAGCATGCAAGGGGAGCACATTGCTCCTCAGAAGATGATGCTTTATCCCGTCCTAAGTTTGGTGACCATCAACATTGTTACTATTTTTATTAGGGTGGTCAACATGATTTTATTTCAGGACAGTCGAGTTTCTACCATCTTCATCGGCAAAAATATTATTGCAATATCCACTAAGGTCTGCACTTTCTTGGAATACAAAAAGCAAGTTAAGGAATTTCCGCAAAATACTATTGCGTTAGAACTACAGCAGAATTCAATTTCACACAATCAGACAATTCACAATACACAAGGAGTCAACCACGAGCAGTCTCCTTCTAGGGAAATTATGGATACATGA